The Thermobifida halotolerans sequence GCGCCCAAGGCCGAACTGCTGGCCAAGCTCGCCGCCGACTCCTCCGCCGCCGCCGTCCTGGTCTCGGCCACCGCCGAGAACAAGGAGATCGCCGGACGCACCGCCGTCAAACTGGGGTCGGGCGTGCTCACCGACGTGGTGGACGTCAACGCCGAGGCGGTCGCCGAGCACTCCATCTTCGGTGGCGCCGTCATCACGCACGCCCGGGTCAGAAGCGGTGTCCCCGTGGTGGCCGTACGCCCCAACGCCGTTCCGGCCGAGGCCGCGCCCGGCGCCGCCGCGGTGGAGGCCGTCTCGGTCGAGCTGTCCGACGCCGCCAAGGCCGCGCGGATCACCGAGCGCGTCAAGCAGGAGAAGGGCGCCCGTCCCGAGCTCACCGAGGCCGCGATCGTGGTCTCCGGTGGCCGCGGTGTGGGCAGCGACGACTTCTCCGTCGTGGAGAACCTGGCCGACTCGCTCGGCGCCGCGGTGGGCGCCTCCCGCGCCGCCGTCGACTCCGGCTGGTACCCGCACGCCTTCCAGGTCGGCCAGACCGGTAAGACCGTCTCGCCCAACCTCTACATCGCCCTGGGCATCTCCGGCGCGATCCAGCACCGGGCGGGCATGCAGACCTCCAAGACGATCATCGCGGTCAACAAGGACCCCGAGGCCCCGATCCTGGAGATCTCGGACTTCGCGGTCATCGGCGACCTGCACAAGGTCGCCCCGCAGTTGACCGAGGAGATCAACAAGCGCAAGTAGGCGTCTGACGCCGACACACGGCGGCCCCGGACGGAAACCCTCCGCCCGGGGCCGCCGTGTGTCGGGCGGGCGGTCTGTCCCCTATCCCGCCCATGTCCGCGACCGCGCCCGCGTTTCACCCGAATCGCGGCCGTATCCTGAAAGCGCCATGGTTTATCTCGACCACGCCGCCACGACGCCGCC is a genomic window containing:
- a CDS encoding electron transfer flavoprotein subunit alpha/FixB family protein yields the protein MAEVLVLVDHVDGQVKKVTLELLTAARRIGEPSAVVVGEATEELTARLGEYGAEKIYTAPAELDDYVVAPKAELLAKLAADSSAAAVLVSATAENKEIAGRTAVKLGSGVLTDVVDVNAEAVAEHSIFGGAVITHARVRSGVPVVAVRPNAVPAEAAPGAAAVEAVSVELSDAAKAARITERVKQEKGARPELTEAAIVVSGGRGVGSDDFSVVENLADSLGAAVGASRAAVDSGWYPHAFQVGQTGKTVSPNLYIALGISGAIQHRAGMQTSKTIIAVNKDPEAPILEISDFAVIGDLHKVAPQLTEEINKRK